In Actinomyces marmotae, the DNA window GCAGAATGTGCCGTTCGTGGAGGAGATCGACGCCCGGGACTTCGAGGCGTCGACCATCCATCTGCTTGCGCGGGGGGCTGATGGGACGCCACTGGCGACGGGGAGGATCCTCCTGGATCCTGAGCACCCCGGGCGGGTCCACCTGGGCAGGCTGGCGGTGCGCCGGGTCTGCCGGGGCACTGGACTGGGCGCCCGAATGGTTGCGGCCCTGGAGGAGGCCGCCCTGGAGGGAGCCGGGGCGCGCGGCGATGGCGCCGTCAGCGTCACGGTGGTGCTCGCCGCCCAGGAGCGGGCCATGGGCTTCTACGGGCGCTGCGGCTACGAGGTGGTCAGCGGCGAGTCCTACCTCGACGCCGGCATCCCTCACCAGGACATGGCCAAGACGATCACGCGGAGCGGTGAGCCCGCTGATGAGGCCCCCTCGGATGGCGAGGTTTGAGGATTCCTTTTTCTGACATTGGGTCACCGTCTGTGATGGCGCAGGTCAGCGGGAGTCCGCTCGTGCCGGTGCCGCGCTGCGCGCGGTGAAGGGGCCGAGCAATCCTCAAACCTCGCCATTTCTCGGTTCGGGTGTCGACGCGGGCCCCGCCCGCTTCGCGCCCCCCTCGCCAGGACCCTAGGATGAGGTCATGGCAGGTGCGAGCGGCGAGCGGGAACAGACGACTCCAGCGGACGACTTCGTCCACCTCCACGTCCACACCGACTACTCCATGCTGGACGGCGCGGGCAAGATCAAGGACTATGTCGCCGAGGCCAAGCGCCTGGGCCAAAAGGCGCTGGCCATCACCGACCATGGCTACATGTTCGGCGCCTACGAGTTCTACGCCGCGGCCCGCAAGGCCGGGATCAAGCCGATCATCGGCGTTGAGGCCTACGTGACGCCCGGGACCTCGCGCCATGACAGGACTCGCGTCTTCTGGGGTGATGAGTCCCAGCGCTCCGACGACGTCTCAGCCCGGGGCTCCTACACCCACATGACCCTGCTGTCCCGGGACGACGAGGGCCTGCACAACCTCATGCGACTGGACTCCTTCGCCTCCCTCGAGGGCCAGATGGGCAAGGCACCCCGCATGGACCGCGAGCTCATCAGCCGCTACGCCAAGGGCCTCATCTCCTCAACTGGCTGCCCCTCCTCCGAGGTCCAGACCCGCCTGCGGCTGGGCCAGTGGGAGGAGGCCCGTCGGGTCGCGGGCGAGCTCCAGGACATCTTCGGCAAGGATTACTTCTACGTCGAACTCATGGACCACGGCCTTGAGATCGAGCGGAGGGTCACCAAGGACCTCCTGCGTCTGGCGAAGGAGATCGGCGCGCCCCTGCTGGCCACCAATGACTCCCACTACGTGCGCCCCGAGGACCGCACCATCCAGGACGCCATGCTGTGCATCAACTCGGGCTCCGTCCTGTCCGACCCCGACCGCTTCAAGTTCGACGGCGACACCTACTACCTGCGCCCCGGCCGCGAGATGCGCGAGCTCTTCAAGGAGATGCCCGAGGCCTGCGACAACACCCTCCTCGTCGCCGAGCAGTGCGACGTCCACTTCGCCACCGTCGACGACGGCGCCTCCTTCATGCCCGTCTTCCCCGTCCCTGAGGGCGAGACCATGGAGTCGTGGTTCATCAAGGAGTGCTGGGCCGGGATGGACAAGCGCTTCCGCGGCCAGATCCCCGAGGACTGCCGCAAGCAGGCCGAGTACGAGATCGGCGTCATCGTCCAGATGGGCTTCCCCGGCTACTTCCTCGTCGTGGCCGACTACATCAACTGGGCCAAGGCGCGCGGCATCCGCGTCGGACCCGGCCGCGGCTCCGGGGCCGGCTCCATGGTCGCCTACGCCATGGGCATCACCGAGCTCAACCCCCTCAACCACGGGCTCATCTTCGAGCGCTTCCTCAACCCCGAGCGCATCTCCATGCCCGACATCGACGTCGACTTCGACGAGCGCCGGCGCGACGAGGTCATCGAGTACGTCAAGGACAAGTACGGCTCCGACCAGGTCAGCCAGGTCGTCACCTACGGCGTCATCAAGGCCAAGCAGTCCTTGAAGGACTCCAGCCGCGTCATGGGCTACCCCTACGCCGTCGGTGACCGCCTCACCAAGGCCATGCCCCCCACCATCATGGGCAAGGACATCACCATCAAGGGGATCTTCAACCCCGAGGATGAGCGCTACGGGGAGGCCGAGGAGTTCCGCAAGCTCCACGCCGAGGACCCCGACGCCCAGAAGATCGTCGAGCTCGCCAAGGGACTGGAGGGCATGACCCGCCAGTGGGGCGTCCACGCTTGCGCCGTCATCATGTCGTCAGCGCCCCTGACCGACATCATCCCCATGATGCAGCGCCTTCAGGACGGCGCCTACATCACCCAGTTCGACTACCCCACCTGCGAGCACCTCGGCCTGCTGAAGATGGACTTCCTGGGCCTGCGCAACCTGACGGTCATCTCCGACGCCCTGGACAACATCGTCGCCAATGGCAAGCCCGCCCTCGACATCGACCACGTCGAGCTCGACGACCGGGCCACCTACGAGCTTCTCTCCCGGGGTGAGACCCTCGGCGTCTTCCAGCTCGATGGCGGCGGCATGCGCACCCTCCTGCGCCTCATGAAGCCGGACAACTTCGAGGACATCTCCGCCGTCGGCGCCCTCTACCGCCCCGGCCCCATGGGCGCGGAGTCCCACACCAACTACGCCCTGCGCAAGAACGGCCTTCAGGAGATCACCCCGATCCACCCCGAGCTCGCCGACGCCCTCGAGCCCATCCTCGGCACCACCTACGGCCTCATCGTCTACCAGGAGCAGGTCATGAAGATCGCCACTGACCTGGCGGGCTTCACGATGGGCAAGGCCGACGCCCTGCGCAAGGCCATGGGCAAGAAGAAGATGGACATCCTGAACAAGATGTTCGTCGAGTTCGAGGCCGGCATGGTTGCCAACGGATTCTCCAAGGACTCGGTCCGGACCCTGTGGGACGTCGTGGTCCCCTTCGCCAAGTACGCCTTCAACAAGGCGCACTCCGCGGCCTACGGCGTCGTCTCCTACTGGACCGCCTACCTCAAGACCCACTACCCGACCGAGTACATGGCGGCCCTGCTGACCAGCCAGAAGGACAACAAGGACAAGCTCGCCGTCTACCTGGGGGAGTGCCGCCACATGGGCATCACCGTCCTGCCCCCGGACGTCAACGCCTCCCGCGCGCGCTTCGCCGCCGTTGGGGGAGGCATCCGCTTCGGCCTGTCCGCCGTGCGCAACGTCGGCCTTAACGTCGTTGAGGCCATCGTCAACGCCCGCAAGGAGAAGGGCGAGTTCACCTCCTTCGAGGACTTCCTCGACAAGGTCCCCGCCGTCGTGTGCAACAAGCGCACCATCGACTCCCTCATCAAGGCCGGCGCCTTCGACTCCCTGGGCAAGTCCCGCCGCGCGCTCCAGGCCTGCCATGAGGACTTCGTCGACGAGATCATCGGCGTCAAGCGCAACGAGGCTGCCGGCCAGTTCGACCTCTTCGCCTCCCTGATGGGCGACGGCGGGTCGGACGACGCCGATGACCCCTTCTCCTCCGGGCCCGTGTTCTCCGCCGAGATCCCCGACCTACCCGAGTGGGACAAGCGGGACAAACTCGCCTACGAGCGCGACATGCTCGGCCTCTACGTCTCCGATCACCCACTGCTCGGCATCGAGCCCCTGCTGGCCAAGCTCTCCGATACCGAGATCTCCGAACTCGTGGAGGACGACGAGCGCCCCGATGGCGCCATGGTCACCATCGCCGGCCTCATCACCGGCCTGACCCGCAAGACCACCAAGCAGGGAAACCTGTGGGCGATCGCCCAGATCGAGGACCTGGGCGGCTCCATCGAGGCCCTCTTCTTCCCCTCCACCTACCAGACCGTCTCCACCATGCTGGCGCCGGACACTGTGGTCACCATTCGGGGCAGGCTCACCCGCCGCGACGGCGCCGTCTCCCTCTACGCCCAGGAGCTCACCCTCCCCGACATCTCCAGCGCCACGCATGAGGCCGTCACGCTCACACTGCCGACCAACCGCTGCACCGGGCCCCTGGTGGAGAAGCTGCGCGACCTCCTTCAGCGCCACCCCGGCGCGAGCGTCGTGCGCCTCAACCTGACCAGCCCGGGCCGAGAGGTTCGCACCCAACTCGCCCCCTCACTGAGGGTGGAGGCCTCCCAGGCCTTCTACTCCGACATCAAGGCCCTCCTCGGGCCGGGGTGCCTCCATCACTGAGAAACCACTGAATAGCCTCTGACCAGGCACTGATCGCATGAGGCCTGGGCAGATCCCCCCTTGCGGGGCACCGACAGCCCCGCTCATGGAGCCCTGCTCGCCCCTAAGTGCGATGGCCGAGCCGTGGCTCGGCGCTCCCGCGGATGGCGCGCGCCTCCCAGCGCTCGGATCAGGGCTCGACTCTCACCCGCGCTCCCGCCAATCCTGCGGGGAGGTCGACCACCACGAGGTCGCCGTCGGACAGGCGGTGCCCACGACGCCGCTCCACCTCGCCATTCACGCTCACATCGCCCGACTGGATCGCGATCCGGGCCTCGGCGCCGTCCTCGACGAGGTCGGCGAGCTTCAAGAACTGGCCCAGCTTAATCTCTCCGCGAACAAGGATGGTGGGATACGGCATGTTGCTCATGATCCGATTGTGACAGATGTGACCAGTGGTGCGCATGTGGCTCGTGACGGCGTGTAGCATCGATCGCAGGAACCCCTCCCACTGCGGGTCAAGCGCAAGTGGACGGTTCCTTGGAGGAACCTGGAAGGCTCCTCCTGAGAACCCAGACAGGTGTTGATGCGCGCCACGTCACCGTTTTGGGCCTCCCTCGTAACGGTACGGTTGCGGGGTTCACCCACCAACAGGAGACGACGACACTAATGATGCGCCGATACTGTCGATTCACAGCACTGCTCGCCATCCTCTTCCTAGGGGTGGCGGCCCCGGGGCTCACAGCCCCGGCAGCCGCCGCTCAGGAGTCCGTGCTCCATGTTTCAGCCTCGTCCGGATCTGACTCCGGCGACGGCTCCGCCGCCAAGCCCTACAAGACCCTCGGCGCCGCCCTCAAGGCGGCCAGCGAGGGGCAGGTCGTCGAACTCGCCGATGGCACCTACCGAGAGGGCAACATCTACGTCGACAAGGGTGTGACCATCCGCGCCGCCGCCGGTGCCACCCCGGTTCTGTCCGGGGCCGAGGTGCCGACCTCCTGGAAGGCCGGGGGTGACGGCACATGGTCGACGGGCCACGACATGGTCCGCTTCTGCGATGTGTGCACCACCAACGCCAATCCCGCGGTCGAGGGCATGGCGGCCCACCCCGAGCAGGTCTTCGTCGACGGCAAGCCGCTCACACAGGTCGCCTCGAGGGGCGAGGTGAACGCCTCCTCCTTCTACGTCGACGACCCGGACCCCGTGACCCTGAAGAAGCCGGGCGACTCCTACAGCGGCTTCAACGCCAAGCCGCATCGCGGCACCTCCTACGTCATCGGGGTCGATCCCTCCAAGCACACCGTCGAGGTCGTCCAGCAGCACCGCGCGCTCACCCTGCAAGGGGCCAACACCACGCTGTCCGGGATCGTCGTCGAGAAGTACTCCCCGCTCCAGCGGTGGGACTACCAGGACCCCGAGATCGGCGTGTTCACCGGCGGCGGCGCTGTCGTCGTGTCCAAGGAGGGCCAGACGATCGAGAACAACACCTTCCGCTACTCCGCGGCCGGCAGCGCGCTGCACCTGGCCAGCGCCCCGAACACCAAGGTCACGGGGAACCGCTTCGAGGACAACGGCGGCGCTGCGCTCAACGTCAACGCCTCCTCCGGCACGGTCATCGAGAAGAACTACTGGCGGGGGACGAACTCCGCTGGGTTCATCACGACCGACTGCGGCGCCTACTGCACCATCGCCGACACCAAGGTGACCCACTCGGAGAACGTGCGCTACGCCTTCAACACCGTGGACAACTCGGCGTCGGGTAAGGACGCCTCGCTGCCCCAGAACAACGAGACCGTGCAGACCGCCGGAATCTGGTTCGATGAGGGCGTCATCAACTCCGACATCGTGGGCAACCACTTCATCAACGTCCCCCTGGGCATCCTCGACGAGGTCTCCTCCCACACCACCATCGCCTCCAACATCATCGACGGCGCGGGAACGGCGATCCGGGTGCAGGGCTCTGACAACTCCTCGGTGTGGAACAACACCGTCTCGCACGCGCTGACCAGCCTCGTGGTGCGCGAGGACACCCGCTCCAAGGGCTGCAACGCCAGGAGCGCGGACGGCACCTGCACCTCGCTGGAGCCCTGGAGCGCCAAGCGCGGCCTGAGCTGGGACACCACGAACGCGGTGGTCACCAACAACATCTTCTCTTCGGAGCAGACGCAGGCCTCACCCAATGACCCCTGGCGCTACGCCTCCATCGTCAACGTCGATGGCGACACCAACCGTCACGCCCCCGGCGCCTTCTACGCCAACCAGATGATCTCCAGCATCGACCACAACGCCTACTACCGGCCGCATGGCGGTGAATACAACTTCCTGCACTGGTGGCAGTACGGGAAGAACTCGATCAACGAGGCCTTCTACTCCCAGGATCTGAAGACCTTTGGCTCGCACAAGGGCGTGACCACCGGCGGTAAGGAGAGCCACAGCCTCGACCTGCGCGGCACCCCGGACGCCAACCCGCTGTTCGTCAAGGAGGCCAGTGGTCCGAACTGGAAGGCCTCCGATTTCCGCCTCAAGCCCGGTAGCCCGGCCTCCGGCGCTGGCGCGGCGCTGCCCAAGGCCATCGCCGAGAAGATCGGCGCCGACGCGGGCGTGGCGGTGAACATGGGCGCTCTGGTCAACGCCGCTTGGAATGGCGAGCAGCCCGCTGCTCAGGCGCCCGGCGCCGAGCAGCCGGCAGAGCCCGGTGCTCAGGCCGCGCCGACCACCGAGGCGCCGGCCCCGGCCCCCGCCGGTGACGCCGCCCAGGAGTCCCCCGCCAAGAACACCCCGACCGCCGCCGCTCAGGCGGCCCAGGCCAGGGCGGAGATCGCCAAGGACGTCAAGCCCAAGGCGCGCACGGTCATGGCCGGTGGGGCCCTCGCCTCGCTCCTGGTCGGTGTCCTCGGTCCGTACCTGCGGCGCTTGTTCCTGTCGTTGCGCGCATGAGCGCATCGGGGGAGGAGCCCCTGGCGATCGTCGTCGGCGCGCGCTATCCGGTGGGGGAGCGGCAGTACCTGCTCTCCGAGCGGCTGGCGCGCGCCGTCGCGCTCTGCCGGGAGGCGCTCATCGAGGTGGCCGAGCACCGGGAGGTCATCACCTACGGCGAGCTCAGCGACGAGATCGCGGGGGCGGTCCTGCCCCGGCACATGGGGCCGCTGCTGTCGATGATCGCCCATGACTGCGCCGCTCGCGACGAGCCCAGCTTGGCCTCCCTCGTGGTGTCCGCTAGCACGGGCGAGGTCTCGACCCCGGATGCGCGTTGGGCGCCTCCCAGCCGCCAGGCCTGCTGGGACCTGTGGTCCAGCCGCTCCCAGGGCGCCGGGAGGGCCCGCCGCGGGGCCGCCGCGGCTCAGGCGGGTGAGGCGGCCTCCGGCGCCTCGGCCGGGGACGCGGCAGACGACTCGGCTGGAGGTTCAGCGCGGCCGTAGTCGCGGATGCGCAGGGGCTCCAATCCCGGGTGATCGCGCAGCCCCTGGGCGCCGAAGAGGGCGTAAACCGCCGCCACGGCCGTCACCGCCGAGGCGGGGCCGGCCAGGCGCAGGGGCGACGCCGATTCGAACTCCAGGATGAGCACTCCGGCAGGCAGCTGCGGGCGGATCGCGACGATCGCGTCGTAGTGGAAGCTCAGCCAATGGAGGTCGTTGCGCTGGACGAGGACGCGCCGCTGGGTGACCAGCGCGCGGACGGACTGGTTCTCTCGCCATCGGTACCCCTGAGGCCCCCTCGTCCATGGCCGGCGGCGCTGTGCCGTGGGCGCGGCGTCCAGTCCCGCCGATGTGCCGCCGGGTCCACCGATGACCCTGGTGCCGGGCTGGAGGGGGCGCGCCTCCTCGCTGTAGTACCGGGCGTAGTCGGAAGGGCAGTCGGCCAGGACCTGCTCATTCGTGTCGATCGCGACATCCCAGGGGCGACCGAGGTCGAAGGCTCCGCCCATGACCAGGCCCCGCGCCACGGCCCTGGCCTGATCCTGGGAGGCGGCCAGCCCCGTGCGCCACTCGAGCTCCCGGGACTCTGCGGCGCTCGGATGGCCGGAGTGAAAGCGGTGGGCCCGCCACGCGAGGCGCGCCAGTCCCGCCAGCCTGATGGTGGTCCACAGCGCGAAGGGCGCCATCACCGCCGCGCCGGCG includes these proteins:
- a CDS encoding GNAT family N-acetyltransferase, yielding MSRGPRLTRCAAADVRLEVFVDEQNVPFVEEIDARDFEASTIHLLARGADGTPLATGRILLDPEHPGRVHLGRLAVRRVCRGTGLGARMVAALEEAALEGAGARGDGAVSVTVVLAAQERAMGFYGRCGYEVVSGESYLDAGIPHQDMAKTITRSGEPADEAPSDGEV
- the dnaE gene encoding DNA polymerase III subunit alpha, which encodes MAGASGEREQTTPADDFVHLHVHTDYSMLDGAGKIKDYVAEAKRLGQKALAITDHGYMFGAYEFYAAARKAGIKPIIGVEAYVTPGTSRHDRTRVFWGDESQRSDDVSARGSYTHMTLLSRDDEGLHNLMRLDSFASLEGQMGKAPRMDRELISRYAKGLISSTGCPSSEVQTRLRLGQWEEARRVAGELQDIFGKDYFYVELMDHGLEIERRVTKDLLRLAKEIGAPLLATNDSHYVRPEDRTIQDAMLCINSGSVLSDPDRFKFDGDTYYLRPGREMRELFKEMPEACDNTLLVAEQCDVHFATVDDGASFMPVFPVPEGETMESWFIKECWAGMDKRFRGQIPEDCRKQAEYEIGVIVQMGFPGYFLVVADYINWAKARGIRVGPGRGSGAGSMVAYAMGITELNPLNHGLIFERFLNPERISMPDIDVDFDERRRDEVIEYVKDKYGSDQVSQVVTYGVIKAKQSLKDSSRVMGYPYAVGDRLTKAMPPTIMGKDITIKGIFNPEDERYGEAEEFRKLHAEDPDAQKIVELAKGLEGMTRQWGVHACAVIMSSAPLTDIIPMMQRLQDGAYITQFDYPTCEHLGLLKMDFLGLRNLTVISDALDNIVANGKPALDIDHVELDDRATYELLSRGETLGVFQLDGGGMRTLLRLMKPDNFEDISAVGALYRPGPMGAESHTNYALRKNGLQEITPIHPELADALEPILGTTYGLIVYQEQVMKIATDLAGFTMGKADALRKAMGKKKMDILNKMFVEFEAGMVANGFSKDSVRTLWDVVVPFAKYAFNKAHSAAYGVVSYWTAYLKTHYPTEYMAALLTSQKDNKDKLAVYLGECRHMGITVLPPDVNASRARFAAVGGGIRFGLSAVRNVGLNVVEAIVNARKEKGEFTSFEDFLDKVPAVVCNKRTIDSLIKAGAFDSLGKSRRALQACHEDFVDEIIGVKRNEAAGQFDLFASLMGDGGSDDADDPFSSGPVFSAEIPDLPEWDKRDKLAYERDMLGLYVSDHPLLGIEPLLAKLSDTEISELVEDDERPDGAMVTIAGLITGLTRKTTKQGNLWAIAQIEDLGGSIEALFFPSTYQTVSTMLAPDTVVTIRGRLTRRDGAVSLYAQELTLPDISSATHEAVTLTLPTNRCTGPLVEKLRDLLQRHPGASVVRLNLTSPGREVRTQLAPSLRVEASQAFYSDIKALLGPGCLHH
- a CDS encoding RNA-binding S4 domain-containing protein, whose translation is MPYPTILVRGEIKLGQFLKLADLVEDGAEARIAIQSGDVSVNGEVERRRGHRLSDGDLVVVDLPAGLAGARVRVEP
- a CDS encoding right-handed parallel beta-helix repeat-containing protein, with product MLHVSASSGSDSGDGSAAKPYKTLGAALKAASEGQVVELADGTYREGNIYVDKGVTIRAAAGATPVLSGAEVPTSWKAGGDGTWSTGHDMVRFCDVCTTNANPAVEGMAAHPEQVFVDGKPLTQVASRGEVNASSFYVDDPDPVTLKKPGDSYSGFNAKPHRGTSYVIGVDPSKHTVEVVQQHRALTLQGANTTLSGIVVEKYSPLQRWDYQDPEIGVFTGGGAVVVSKEGQTIENNTFRYSAAGSALHLASAPNTKVTGNRFEDNGGAALNVNASSGTVIEKNYWRGTNSAGFITTDCGAYCTIADTKVTHSENVRYAFNTVDNSASGKDASLPQNNETVQTAGIWFDEGVINSDIVGNHFINVPLGILDEVSSHTTIASNIIDGAGTAIRVQGSDNSSVWNNTVSHALTSLVVREDTRSKGCNARSADGTCTSLEPWSAKRGLSWDTTNAVVTNNIFSSEQTQASPNDPWRYASIVNVDGDTNRHAPGAFYANQMISSIDHNAYYRPHGGEYNFLHWWQYGKNSINEAFYSQDLKTFGSHKGVTTGGKESHSLDLRGTPDANPLFVKEASGPNWKASDFRLKPGSPASGAGAALPKAIAEKIGADAGVAVNMGALVNAAWNGEQPAAQAPGAEQPAEPGAQAAPTTEAPAPAPAGDAAQESPAKNTPTAAAQAAQARAEIAKDVKPKARTVMAGGALASLLVGVLGPYLRRLFLSLRA